A single window of Brevundimonas vitisensis DNA harbors:
- a CDS encoding enoyl-CoA hydratase-related protein, with protein MTDPIKPEDALDITDAEAAEINAIAHPLVADPAPDANDDLVRIEATPDGVVFITINRPQKKNAFDAATIAALYEAFETLHGADNVRVVFLRGAGGTFSAGADLSWMRDAADWSEGDNRDDAMGLARMLKALHDVPALTVALVEGSAMGGGAGIVAACDMAVAVEGTRFAFSEVKLGLIPATIAPYVVEAVGSRRARQLFLTANIFDADYAAHAGLIDMVLPEGSMDEFISMLTDSLSQNAPGAMGDAKRLVHDVAGKKIDHGLMEETAKRIARARVSVEGQEGVRAFLDKRKPRWAE; from the coding sequence ATGACCGATCCCATCAAGCCTGAAGACGCCCTGGACATCACGGACGCAGAGGCGGCCGAGATCAACGCCATCGCCCATCCCCTCGTGGCCGATCCGGCCCCGGATGCGAATGACGACCTGGTGCGGATCGAGGCGACGCCGGACGGGGTGGTCTTCATCACCATCAATCGGCCGCAGAAGAAGAATGCCTTCGATGCCGCCACCATTGCGGCTCTTTATGAGGCGTTCGAGACCCTGCATGGAGCGGACAATGTGCGCGTTGTCTTCCTGCGCGGAGCGGGCGGGACGTTCAGCGCCGGGGCGGACCTGTCCTGGATGCGGGACGCCGCCGACTGGAGCGAGGGGGACAACCGCGACGATGCCATGGGCTTGGCCAGGATGCTGAAGGCGCTGCACGATGTGCCGGCCCTGACGGTCGCGCTGGTCGAGGGCTCTGCGATGGGGGGCGGCGCGGGGATCGTGGCGGCCTGCGACATGGCCGTGGCCGTCGAGGGGACGCGGTTCGCCTTTTCCGAGGTCAAACTGGGCCTGATCCCGGCAACGATCGCCCCCTATGTCGTGGAGGCCGTCGGCAGTCGCCGCGCGCGGCAACTGTTTCTGACCGCCAACATCTTCGACGCCGACTATGCGGCCCATGCCGGCCTGATCGACATGGTTCTGCCCGAAGGGTCGATGGACGAGTTCATCTCCATGCTGACCGACAGCCTCAGCCAGAATGCACCGGGGGCCATGGGCGACGCCAAACGGCTGGTCCACGACGTGGCCGGCAAGAAGATCGACCACGGGCTGATGGAAGAGACCGCCAAGCGGATCGCCCGCGCCCGCGTGTCCGTTGAAGGCCAGGAGGGCGTTCGCGCCTTCCTCGACAAGCGCAAGCCCCGCTGGGCTGAGTAG
- a CDS encoding D-alanyl-D-alanine carboxypeptidase family protein, producing MTAFFRRGLAGLLMLAVVALSPSPWSAPLVAQSSDNARYAAVVVDAASGEVLFARHADSRRYPASITKVMTLYLTFEALTEGRVKLDDVLTISPRAASQPPSKLGLAAGQTISLDDAMRATAVRSANDMAVAIAEHIAGSEARFTALMTLKAEELGMTQTRYVNANGLPDSRQLTSARDLAILSRAIMRDFPQYYRYFGLHDWAYNGRDYRNTNGLLAANSGYDGIKTGYTNASGYNLAASAVRDGKRLVAIVLGGRSSATRNAHLAELMDVGFEIQNRRANGERIAVAQVVFEQRGFGIGPDNSSPVTYASVQSEDGEPTAPPSGVAYTAATLTTPAPTRVRPAPSQRGTGGGDVTAALNGGTGSAAPPARRSAAPAPARTPAAAPRAPAGRWTVQVGAFRDEGVARDWLTEVNRRFRPQFAGAERLVHTADGWYRSRFTGMTEDAARAACAALEARRLDCTVVRP from the coding sequence ATGACTGCATTTTTCCGTCGTGGACTGGCTGGCCTGCTTATGCTGGCGGTGGTCGCCCTGTCGCCATCGCCGTGGTCGGCGCCGCTGGTCGCTCAGTCTTCGGACAATGCGCGATACGCTGCGGTGGTGGTCGATGCGGCGTCCGGCGAGGTGCTCTTCGCCCGTCACGCCGACAGCCGCCGCTACCCGGCTTCCATCACCAAGGTGATGACCCTGTATCTGACGTTCGAAGCTCTGACCGAAGGCCGGGTCAAGCTGGACGACGTGCTGACCATCTCGCCGCGTGCCGCCTCACAGCCGCCTTCAAAGCTCGGCCTGGCCGCCGGTCAGACGATCAGTCTGGACGACGCCATGCGCGCGACGGCAGTCCGCAGTGCCAATGACATGGCCGTGGCTATCGCCGAACATATCGCCGGGTCCGAGGCTCGGTTCACCGCCCTGATGACGCTGAAGGCCGAAGAGCTGGGCATGACCCAGACGCGCTACGTCAATGCCAACGGCCTGCCTGACAGCCGCCAGCTGACGTCTGCACGCGATCTCGCCATCCTCAGCCGCGCCATCATGCGCGATTTCCCGCAGTACTACCGCTATTTCGGCCTGCATGACTGGGCCTACAACGGCCGGGACTATCGCAACACCAACGGTCTGCTGGCAGCCAACAGTGGCTATGACGGCATCAAGACGGGCTACACCAACGCCTCCGGCTACAACCTCGCCGCTTCAGCCGTGCGCGACGGCAAGCGGCTGGTGGCGATCGTTCTCGGTGGTCGGTCCAGCGCCACCCGCAACGCCCACCTGGCCGAGCTGATGGACGTCGGCTTCGAGATCCAGAACCGCCGCGCCAACGGCGAACGCATCGCGGTGGCGCAGGTCGTCTTCGAACAACGTGGCTTCGGCATCGGCCCCGATAATTCCAGCCCCGTGACCTATGCCTCGGTTCAGTCCGAAGACGGCGAGCCGACGGCCCCGCCCTCCGGTGTGGCCTATACCGCCGCCACGCTGACGACGCCTGCGCCCACCCGTGTGAGACCCGCCCCCTCTCAGCGCGGAACAGGCGGCGGCGATGTCACGGCGGCTCTCAACGGTGGAACGGGTTCGGCAGCACCGCCTGCCCGCCGCTCGGCCGCGCCCGCGCCTGCCCGCACGCCCGCCGCTGCTCCTCGCGCGCCGGCTGGCCGCTGGACCGTCCAGGTGGGTGCGTTCCGCGACGAAGGTGTCGCGCGTGACTGGCTGACCGAAGTCAACCGTCGCTTCCGCCCGCAGTTCGCAGGGGCGGAGCGTCTGGTCCATACGGCGGACGGCTGGTACCGATCCCGCTTCACCGGCATGACCGAGGACGCCGCCCGAGCCGCCTGCGCTGCGCTGGAGGCGCGGCGACTGGATTGCACGGTCGTCCGCCCGTGA
- a CDS encoding phasin family protein — protein MADSATETVKKTVETATAKTQAQAEKFQAAGQQAFRESIDKSVASMTELNAHGKKNLEALVESATAAQKGAEALSQQSLGFAKKSWEDGVAAAQSIAQARSVQELVELQTNYAKSAMEAYLAQMTKVADVMTSSVKDSFKPINERVTASVEQFQAAR, from the coding sequence ATGGCCGACAGCGCCACCGAAACCGTCAAGAAGACCGTCGAAACTGCGACCGCCAAGACCCAGGCTCAGGCCGAGAAGTTCCAGGCCGCCGGCCAGCAGGCCTTCCGTGAAAGCATCGACAAGTCGGTCGCCTCGATGACCGAGCTGAATGCCCACGGCAAGAAGAACCTGGAAGCCCTGGTCGAGTCGGCCACCGCCGCCCAGAAGGGTGCCGAGGCCCTGTCGCAGCAGTCGCTGGGCTTTGCCAAGAAGTCCTGGGAAGACGGCGTCGCCGCCGCCCAGTCGATCGCCCAGGCCCGTTCGGTCCAGGAGCTGGTCGAGCTTCAGACCAACTATGCCAAGTCGGCGATGGAAGCCTATCTGGCCCAGATGACCAAGGTTGCCGACGTCATGACCTCCTCGGTCAAGGACAGCTTCAAGCCGATCAACGAGCGCGTCACCGCCTCGGTGGAACAGTTCCAGGCCGCTCGCTAA
- the clpS gene encoding ATP-dependent Clp protease adapter ClpS encodes MPPSKRPGEQQDGGLGATTVTETKPKLQKPSLYRVLILNDDYTPMEFVVYVLERFFQKSREDATRIMLHVHQHGVGVCGVFTYEVAETKVAQVIETARRHQHPLQCTMEKD; translated from the coding sequence ATGCCGCCGTCAAAAAGGCCAGGTGAACAACAGGATGGAGGCCTTGGAGCCACCACCGTCACCGAGACCAAGCCGAAACTTCAGAAGCCCTCGCTCTATCGGGTGCTGATCCTGAACGACGACTACACGCCGATGGAATTCGTCGTCTATGTGCTGGAGCGGTTCTTCCAGAAGAGCCGCGAGGACGCGACCCGCATCATGCTGCATGTGCACCAGCATGGCGTCGGGGTGTGCGGCGTCTTCACCTATGAGGTGGCCGAAACCAAGGTCGCCCAGGTGATCGAGACGGCGCGCCGTCACCAGCACCCTCTGCAATGCACGATGGAAAAAGACTGA
- the clpA gene encoding ATP-dependent Clp protease ATP-binding subunit ClpA, translating into MPSFSRPLEETLHRAVHFANERRHEYATLEHLLLSLIDDPDAANVMRACNVELVALKTALTLYVDNDLAALATADGDDAKPTAGFQRVIQRAVIHVQSSGREEVTGANVLVAIFSERESHAAYFLQEQDMTRYDAVNFIAHGIAKKAGSSETRPVKGGGNPSPEDADDAAAVKSGGEALEAYCVDLNEKSRNGKIDPLIGRQAEVERSIQILCRRSKNNPLLVGEPGVGKTAIAEGLARKIVNHEVPAVLEGATIYSLDMGALLAGTRYRGDFEERLKQVVKELENHENAILFIDEIHTVIGAGATSGGAMDASNLLKPALASGSLRCMGSTTYKEYRQHFEKDRALVRRFQKIDVNEPTVEDTVKILKGLKSSYEGHHKLRYTDAAIRTAVELSARYMTDRKLPDKAIDVIDEAGASQMLLPESKRKKVIGQKEVEAVIAKMARIPAKSVSKSDTEALKGLQTDLERTVFGQDAAITEVAAAMKLARAGLRDPQKPIGSFLFSGPTGVGKTEVAKQLAATLGIEMLRFDMSEYMERHTVSRLIGAPPGYVGHDQGGLLTDAVDQHPHAVVLLDEIEKAHPDVYNILLQVMDNGMLTDAVGKKVDFRNVVLIMTTNAGAADNARASIGFGRGKVEGEDDKAIQRLFAPEFRNRLDAIVAFKPLGQETIRQVVTKFVLQLEAQLADRNITIALTDEATDWLAKNGFDELYGARPLARVIQEHIKKPLADDILFGRLTRGGHVKVELKDGKIAFDVTSASGAAAKESADEDAAA; encoded by the coding sequence ATGCCCTCGTTTTCACGTCCTCTCGAAGAGACTCTGCACCGGGCCGTTCATTTCGCGAACGAGCGTCGGCATGAATATGCCACGCTGGAACACCTGTTGCTGTCCCTGATCGACGACCCGGACGCCGCCAATGTGATGCGCGCCTGCAATGTCGAGCTGGTCGCTCTGAAGACGGCCCTGACGCTGTATGTCGACAATGACCTGGCGGCCCTGGCCACCGCCGATGGCGATGACGCCAAACCGACCGCCGGCTTCCAGCGGGTGATTCAGCGCGCGGTTATCCATGTCCAGTCATCCGGCCGCGAAGAGGTGACTGGCGCTAATGTGCTGGTCGCGATCTTCAGCGAGCGCGAGAGCCACGCAGCCTACTTCCTGCAAGAGCAGGACATGACGCGCTACGACGCCGTCAACTTCATCGCCCACGGCATCGCCAAGAAGGCGGGGTCGAGCGAGACGCGGCCGGTCAAGGGCGGCGGCAATCCGTCGCCTGAAGACGCCGATGACGCCGCTGCCGTCAAATCGGGCGGCGAAGCCCTGGAGGCCTACTGCGTCGACTTGAACGAGAAGTCGCGCAACGGAAAGATCGATCCCCTGATCGGCCGCCAGGCCGAGGTCGAGCGCTCCATCCAGATCCTGTGTCGCCGCAGCAAGAACAATCCGCTGCTGGTCGGCGAGCCCGGCGTCGGCAAGACGGCCATTGCCGAAGGTTTGGCCCGCAAGATCGTCAATCACGAGGTTCCGGCCGTGCTGGAAGGCGCGACCATCTACAGCCTCGACATGGGCGCTCTGCTGGCGGGAACCCGCTATCGCGGCGACTTCGAAGAGCGGCTGAAGCAGGTCGTCAAGGAACTGGAGAACCACGAGAACGCGATCCTGTTCATCGACGAGATCCACACCGTGATCGGCGCTGGTGCCACCAGCGGAGGCGCGATGGATGCCTCCAACCTGCTGAAGCCGGCCCTGGCTTCCGGCTCTCTGCGCTGCATGGGATCGACGACCTACAAGGAGTATCGCCAGCATTTCGAGAAGGACCGCGCCCTGGTCCGCCGCTTCCAGAAGATCGACGTCAATGAGCCGACGGTCGAGGATACGGTGAAGATCCTGAAGGGGCTGAAGAGCTCCTACGAGGGCCACCACAAGCTGCGCTATACAGACGCCGCTATTCGGACGGCGGTGGAACTGTCGGCCCGCTACATGACCGACCGCAAACTGCCGGACAAGGCGATCGATGTGATCGACGAGGCGGGGGCGTCCCAGATGCTGCTGCCTGAATCCAAGCGCAAGAAGGTCATCGGCCAGAAGGAGGTCGAAGCCGTCATCGCCAAGATGGCGCGCATTCCGGCCAAGTCGGTCTCCAAATCCGACACCGAGGCGCTGAAGGGTCTGCAGACCGACCTGGAGCGCACGGTCTTCGGCCAGGACGCGGCCATCACCGAGGTGGCTGCGGCGATGAAGCTGGCCCGTGCCGGTCTGCGCGATCCGCAAAAGCCGATCGGCAGCTTCCTGTTCAGCGGCCCGACCGGCGTCGGCAAGACCGAGGTCGCCAAACAGCTGGCGGCGACCCTGGGCATCGAGATGCTCCGGTTCGACATGAGCGAGTATATGGAGCGGCACACGGTCAGCCGCCTGATCGGCGCGCCTCCCGGCTATGTCGGCCATGATCAGGGCGGGCTGCTGACGGACGCCGTCGATCAGCATCCGCACGCTGTCGTCCTGCTGGACGAGATCGAGAAGGCGCACCCCGATGTCTACAACATCCTGCTTCAGGTGATGGACAACGGCATGCTGACCGATGCGGTGGGCAAGAAGGTCGACTTCCGCAACGTCGTTCTGATCATGACGACCAATGCGGGTGCCGCCGATAATGCCCGGGCTTCGATCGGTTTCGGACGCGGCAAGGTGGAAGGCGAGGACGACAAGGCCATTCAGCGGCTGTTCGCGCCGGAGTTCAGGAACCGCCTTGATGCCATCGTCGCCTTCAAGCCGCTGGGCCAGGAGACCATCCGCCAGGTGGTGACCAAGTTCGTGCTCCAGCTGGAAGCCCAGTTGGCGGACCGAAACATCACCATCGCCTTGACCGACGAAGCCACCGACTGGCTGGCCAAGAATGGCTTCGACGAGCTTTACGGTGCACGGCCGCTGGCCCGCGTCATCCAGGAGCACATCAAGAAGCCGCTGGCCGACGACATCCTGTTCGGGCGTCTGACGCGCGGCGGGCATGTGAAGGTCGAGCTGAAGGATGGCAAGATTGCCTTCGACGTGACGAGCGCTTCGGGGGCCGCCGCCAAGGAGTCGGCCGATGAGGATGCGGCCGCCTAG
- a CDS encoding CsbD family protein has translation MTDQRIEGTATEMGGKVQNGLGRLTGDSKLQFDGKLNEVKGKATEAYGRVIDGLDGLVAKAPAQYQDTARKGIDFARRKPLLTTGIVAGLAVILSGLGRRR, from the coding sequence ATGACCGATCAACGTATCGAAGGCACCGCTACCGAAATGGGCGGAAAGGTTCAGAACGGCCTCGGCCGCCTGACCGGCGACAGCAAGCTTCAATTCGACGGCAAGCTGAACGAGGTGAAGGGCAAGGCGACGGAAGCCTATGGCCGCGTCATCGACGGTCTGGACGGACTGGTCGCCAAGGCCCCGGCCCAATATCAGGACACGGCACGCAAGGGCATCGACTTTGCCCGCCGCAAGCCCCTGCTGACCACTGGCATTGTGGCCGGTCTGGCCGTCATCCTGTCGGGCCTCGGTCGTCGTCGCTGA
- a CDS encoding GNAT family N-acetyltransferase: protein MTLTVQVHESIADIGRTDWDACALPTGDPFVSYDFLHACEASGSAVPRQGWAGRHLSLRNETGAVQGVMPLWLKGHSQGEYVFDHAWADAYERAGGRYFPKLLGAVPFTPATGPRFLAHPDGDPETSRESLIQGALTLAEQTGVSSLHVNFPTQPEWLAMRQAGMLPRQDMQFIWRNRGYSTFDDFLAALSSNRRKTIRRERRDAQSGLDIRVLTGRDLTEAHWDAFFAFYMDTGSRKWGRPYLTRHFFSLVGETMADRIALVMAFREDRPIAGALNFIGRDALYGRQWGALEEVPFLHFELCYYQAIDFAIARGLSRVEAGAQGEHKIARGYLPSPVYSAHWIADPALRRPVAQYLDRERPAVEAEISGLTRELTPYRET, encoded by the coding sequence GTGACCCTCACCGTCCAGGTCCACGAGAGCATTGCCGACATCGGTCGGACGGACTGGGACGCCTGCGCCCTGCCGACCGGAGATCCGTTCGTCAGCTACGACTTCCTGCATGCGTGCGAAGCTTCAGGCAGCGCAGTCCCACGTCAGGGCTGGGCCGGGCGGCACCTGTCCCTGCGCAACGAAACGGGCGCCGTGCAGGGGGTCATGCCCCTCTGGCTCAAGGGCCACAGCCAGGGGGAATACGTCTTCGATCACGCCTGGGCCGACGCCTATGAGCGTGCGGGCGGACGCTATTTCCCCAAGCTTCTGGGTGCCGTCCCCTTCACCCCGGCCACAGGGCCGCGGTTCCTGGCCCATCCTGACGGCGACCCAGAGACGAGCCGCGAGAGCCTGATCCAGGGGGCCCTGACCCTGGCCGAACAGACCGGCGTCTCGTCCCTGCACGTCAACTTCCCGACCCAGCCCGAATGGCTGGCGATGCGCCAGGCCGGCATGTTGCCCCGCCAGGACATGCAGTTCATCTGGCGCAACCGCGGCTATTCTACCTTCGACGACTTTCTCGCGGCCCTGTCATCCAACCGGCGCAAGACGATCCGCCGCGAACGCCGCGACGCCCAATCCGGACTGGACATCCGGGTCCTGACCGGCCGGGACCTGACAGAGGCTCATTGGGACGCCTTCTTTGCCTTCTATATGGACACCGGGTCCCGCAAATGGGGTCGGCCCTATCTCACGCGGCACTTTTTCAGCCTGGTCGGAGAGACGATGGCCGACCGGATCGCCCTGGTCATGGCCTTCCGCGAAGACCGGCCGATCGCCGGGGCCCTGAACTTCATCGGACGCGACGCCCTCTACGGTCGTCAGTGGGGAGCGCTGGAAGAGGTGCCCTTCCTGCATTTCGAGCTCTGCTATTACCAAGCCATCGACTTCGCCATCGCCAGAGGCCTGTCACGCGTCGAGGCCGGGGCCCAGGGCGAGCACAAGATTGCGCGCGGCTATCTGCCCTCCCCGGTCTATTCGGCGCACTGGATCGCCGACCCGGCCCTGCGGCGTCCGGTGGCCCAGTATCTCGATCGCGAGCGGCCGGCCGTAGAGGCAGAAATTTCGGGTCTGACGCGCGAGCTTACGCCGTACCGCGAGACGTGA
- a CDS encoding RidA family protein has protein sequence MSANARLTELGISLPEPAKAVANYVPYVRTGNLVHISGQLSNDASGGIKGTVGQDVTPEQAQAAARLCGINLLAQISAAVEGDLDRVVRVVKLGGFVQAAGDFTAIPAVINGCSDLMVEVFGDAGRHARSAVGVYRLPLGFAVEVDAVVEVR, from the coding sequence ATGTCCGCCAACGCCCGCCTGACCGAACTGGGCATCAGCCTGCCTGAACCCGCCAAGGCCGTGGCCAACTATGTCCCCTATGTCCGGACTGGCAACCTGGTCCACATCTCGGGCCAGCTGTCGAACGATGCCTCCGGCGGGATCAAGGGCACGGTCGGTCAGGACGTCACCCCGGAACAGGCCCAGGCCGCCGCCCGCCTGTGCGGCATCAACCTGCTGGCTCAGATCAGTGCGGCCGTCGAGGGTGACCTGGACCGCGTCGTGCGTGTCGTCAAACTGGGCGGCTTCGTTCAGGCCGCGGGGGACTTCACCGCCATTCCCGCCGTCATCAACGGTTGCTCCGACCTGATGGTCGAGGTGTTCGGCGACGCCGGTCGCCACGCCCGATCGGCCGTCGGCGTCTATCGTCTGCCCCTCGGTTTTGCGGTCGAGGTGGACGCCGTCGTAGAGGTGCGGTGA
- a CDS encoding isobutyryl-CoA dehydrogenase, with product MDFALTEDQRAIQDAARAFSDAELAPHSAEWDETKHFPVDVMRRAAETGFAAIYAGEEHGGMALGRVEAALIFEELSRGDVSTAAFISIHNMATWMIDGFGSDDLRRRYVPRLATMELIASYCLTEPGSGSDAAAMRTTARLDGDHYVLNGSKAFISGAGTSDVYVVMARTGEAGPKGISAFVIEKDTPGLSFGAQEKKMGWNSQPTAIVQFDDCRVPVANLLGKEGDGFRYAMMGLDGGRLNIAACSLGGARLALETAQVYVATRKQFGKALNEFQNTQFKLADMATSLEAARLMVLRGAWAIDTGHPEKTKWCAMAKRMATDACFQIADEALQLHGGYGYLKDYPLERIVRDLRVHRILEGTNEIMRMITAREMMRQ from the coding sequence ATGGATTTCGCCCTGACCGAAGACCAGCGTGCCATTCAGGATGCGGCGCGGGCGTTTTCGGATGCCGAGCTGGCCCCGCACAGCGCCGAATGGGACGAGACCAAGCATTTCCCCGTCGATGTGATGCGCCGGGCGGCCGAGACGGGCTTTGCCGCCATCTATGCGGGCGAAGAGCATGGCGGGATGGCCCTGGGCCGGGTCGAGGCGGCGCTGATCTTTGAAGAATTGTCGCGCGGCGACGTGTCGACCGCCGCCTTCATCAGCATCCACAATATGGCGACCTGGATGATCGACGGCTTCGGGTCGGACGATCTGAGGCGCCGGTATGTGCCGCGGCTGGCGACGATGGAGCTGATCGCCAGCTATTGCCTGACGGAACCGGGGTCGGGGTCCGATGCGGCGGCGATGCGGACGACCGCGCGGCTGGATGGCGACCATTATGTGCTGAACGGCTCCAAGGCCTTCATCTCCGGGGCCGGGACCTCGGACGTCTATGTGGTCATGGCGCGGACCGGGGAGGCGGGGCCCAAGGGAATCTCGGCCTTCGTCATCGAAAAGGACACGCCTGGCCTGAGCTTCGGGGCCCAGGAGAAGAAGATGGGCTGGAACAGCCAGCCGACGGCGATCGTCCAGTTCGACGACTGCCGCGTGCCGGTGGCCAATCTGCTGGGGAAGGAAGGCGACGGTTTCCGCTATGCCATGATGGGGCTGGACGGCGGGCGGCTGAACATCGCGGCCTGCTCGCTGGGCGGGGCGCGGTTGGCGCTGGAAACGGCACAGGTCTATGTCGCGACGCGAAAACAGTTCGGCAAGGCGTTGAACGAGTTTCAGAATACCCAGTTCAAGCTGGCCGACATGGCCACGTCACTGGAGGCGGCGCGGCTGATGGTTCTGCGCGGAGCCTGGGCCATCGACACGGGTCATCCCGAGAAGACGAAATGGTGCGCCATGGCCAAGCGGATGGCCACCGACGCCTGTTTCCAGATCGCCGACGAAGCGCTGCAGCTGCACGGCGGATACGGCTATCTGAAGGATTATCCGCTGGAGCGGATCGTGCGCGATCTGCGGGTGCACCGCATCCTGGAAGGCACCAATGAGATCATGCGGATGATCACGGCGCGCGAGATGATGCGGCAGTAG
- a CDS encoding enoyl-CoA hydratase/isomerase family protein produces MTEPEVLTRVAAGIGHITLNRPKALHALNLGMCEAMTAALLSWRDDPAVQSVLIDHAGERGFCAGGDIRMIAESGAGDASDAKAFFHAEYRLNHLLFDYPKPVTALVDGIVMGGGVGISEPCAVRIATERTTYAMPETGIGLFPDVGGGWFLPRLPGEVGTWLALTGARLKAADTVFLGIHTHYLPSDALEAFRAILATDPAYPADVAEGLEADHGEAPIEPHLAAIDRLFAHDTVEAIFEALAADGSDWALAQLAVLKTKSPQSLKVSLRQLRTGRDLTDFAENMAMEYRLGGRVVRTHDFQEGVRAVVIDKDNAPQWSPADLAGVSEADLDALFAPLPDDQEWTPLA; encoded by the coding sequence ATGACCGAACCCGAAGTCCTCACCCGCGTCGCTGCCGGCATCGGCCACATCACCTTGAACCGGCCCAAGGCGCTGCACGCGCTGAACCTGGGCATGTGCGAGGCGATGACGGCGGCGCTGCTGTCGTGGCGTGACGATCCGGCGGTTCAGTCGGTGCTGATCGACCATGCAGGCGAACGCGGATTCTGTGCGGGCGGTGACATTCGGATGATCGCCGAAAGCGGGGCGGGCGACGCCTCGGATGCCAAGGCCTTCTTCCATGCCGAATATCGGTTGAATCACCTGCTGTTCGACTATCCCAAGCCGGTGACGGCCCTGGTGGACGGGATCGTTATGGGCGGGGGCGTGGGGATTTCCGAGCCTTGCGCCGTTCGCATCGCCACCGAACGGACCACCTATGCCATGCCCGAGACAGGGATCGGCCTGTTTCCCGATGTAGGGGGTGGCTGGTTCCTGCCGCGTCTGCCGGGCGAGGTGGGCACTTGGCTGGCCCTGACCGGGGCGCGGCTGAAGGCGGCGGACACGGTGTTCCTGGGCATCCACACCCACTATCTGCCCAGCGACGCGCTGGAGGCGTTCCGGGCGATCCTGGCCACCGATCCGGCCTATCCGGCCGATGTGGCCGAGGGACTGGAGGCCGACCACGGTGAGGCGCCGATCGAGCCGCATCTGGCCGCCATCGACCGGCTGTTCGCCCACGACACGGTCGAGGCCATCTTCGAGGCCCTCGCCGCCGACGGCTCGGACTGGGCCCTGGCGCAGCTGGCCGTTCTGAAGACCAAGTCGCCGCAGTCGCTGAAGGTGTCGCTGAGGCAACTGCGGACCGGGCGCGACCTGACCGATTTCGCCGAGAACATGGCCATGGAGTACCGGCTGGGCGGCCGGGTCGTGCGGACGCATGACTTCCAGGAAGGCGTGCGGGCCGTGGTGATCGACAAGGACAATGCCCCTCAGTGGTCGCCTGCCGATCTGGCCGGGGTCAGCGAGGCGGACCTGGACGCCCTGTTCGCGCCCCTGCCGGACGATCAGGAATGGACGCCCCTGGCCTGA
- a CDS encoding class I SAM-dependent methyltransferase, giving the protein MLRSLCLTAACAVALSGCLMVVVDREDVTVTHSRVSHDGLYAAAIADPLRPAEEVARDPLRAPAAMLAFADIGPGDRVADIRPGAGYFTRLFARTVGDTGKVYAFVPNRTMARENAPADALAAAYPNVVRFNGDLDTMAFDQPLDVVFMSQEYHDFHIPGFGVDVAAMNRAVFAALKPGGLFVVIDHAGRPGTTNTEVQTLHRIEGAFLRAEVEAAGFVFDGESNAVANPDDDRTINVFDDAIRGRTDQFVYRFRKPG; this is encoded by the coding sequence GTGTTGAGATCGCTTTGTCTGACCGCCGCCTGTGCGGTCGCGCTGTCCGGATGCCTGATGGTGGTGGTGGACCGCGAGGACGTTACGGTGACGCACAGCCGTGTCTCGCACGACGGCCTCTATGCCGCCGCCATTGCCGATCCGCTGAGGCCTGCGGAAGAAGTCGCGCGTGACCCGCTGCGGGCCCCGGCAGCCATGCTGGCCTTTGCCGATATCGGGCCGGGTGACCGGGTGGCGGATATCCGGCCGGGCGCGGGCTATTTCACGCGGCTGTTCGCGCGGACGGTAGGGGATACCGGCAAGGTCTATGCCTTTGTGCCCAACCGGACCATGGCGCGCGAGAACGCGCCTGCCGATGCCCTGGCCGCGGCCTATCCCAATGTGGTGCGGTTCAATGGCGATCTCGACACCATGGCCTTCGACCAGCCGCTGGACGTGGTATTCATGAGCCAGGAGTATCACGACTTCCACATTCCGGGCTTTGGCGTGGATGTGGCGGCGATGAACCGGGCGGTGTTCGCGGCGCTGAAGCCCGGCGGGCTGTTCGTCGTGATCGACCATGCAGGACGGCCCGGCACGACCAATACTGAGGTGCAGACCCTGCACCGGATCGAGGGGGCCTTTCTGAGGGCCGAGGTCGAGGCGGCGGGCTTCGTGTTTGACGGCGAATCGAACGCCGTCGCCAATCCGGACGACGACCGCACGATCAATGTCTTCGACGACGCCATTCGCGGGCGCACCGACCAGTTCGTCTATCGGTTCCGCAAGCCGGGCTGA